The following are encoded in a window of Spiroplasma tabanidicola genomic DNA:
- a CDS encoding phosphoglycerate kinase, whose translation MKKTLKDIKVAGKTVLVRVDFNVPIKDGVIGDDNRIKAAMPTIKYLVEQGSKVVLFSHLSRIKAEEDKAKKSLAPVAKRLEEVAGQPVKFVAQTRGSELENAIKSLNGGEILLFENTRFEDVKDGEVVKYESKNNAELGKYWASLGDVFVNDAFGTAHRAHASNVGIASNISESCVGFLVQKELEMLAKGIDSPEHPFIAIIGGAKVSDKIGVIDNLLQKADKIIIGGGMAYTFFKALGHNIGKSLCEEDKVDLAKQYMDKANGKIILPIDSANAPEFKDVNPSFSGVDLPDDVMGLDIGPDSIKLFEDTLKGAKTVAWNGPMGVFEFENFKKGTVAVCEAIANLQEAFTLIGGGDSAAAAIQNGFAEKFTHISTGGGASLEYMEGKTLPGVEAIQNK comes from the coding sequence ATGAAAAAAACATTAAAAGACATAAAAGTTGCTGGTAAAACAGTTTTAGTTAGAGTTGACTTCAATGTACCAATCAAAGATGGAGTTATTGGAGATGACAACCGTATTAAAGCTGCTATGCCAACAATCAAATATCTTGTAGAACAAGGATCAAAAGTTGTTTTATTCTCACACTTAAGCAGAATTAAAGCAGAAGAAGATAAAGCTAAAAAATCTTTAGCACCAGTTGCAAAAAGATTAGAAGAAGTTGCAGGACAACCTGTTAAATTTGTTGCTCAAACTAGAGGAAGTGAATTAGAAAATGCTATTAAATCTTTAAATGGTGGAGAAATTTTATTATTTGAAAACACTAGATTTGAAGATGTTAAAGATGGTGAAGTAGTAAAATATGAATCAAAAAACAATGCCGAATTAGGAAAATATTGAGCAAGTTTAGGTGACGTATTTGTAAATGATGCATTTGGTACAGCACACCGTGCTCATGCTTCAAATGTCGGAATCGCATCAAACATTAGTGAAAGCTGTGTTGGATTTTTAGTACAAAAAGAATTAGAAATGTTAGCAAAAGGAATTGACTCTCCAGAACATCCATTCATAGCAATTATTGGTGGAGCGAAAGTTTCAGATAAAATTGGAGTAATTGATAACTTATTACAAAAAGCTGATAAAATTATTATTGGTGGAGGGATGGCGTATACATTCTTCAAAGCTTTAGGACACAATATTGGAAAATCACTATGTGAAGAAGATAAAGTTGATTTAGCAAAACAATATATGGATAAAGCAAATGGAAAAATAATCTTACCAATAGACTCAGCAAATGCACCAGAATTTAAAGATGTAAATCCATCATTTTCAGGAGTAGATTTACCTGATGATGTAATGGGATTAGATATTGGGCCGGACTCAATTAAATTATTTGAAGATACTTTAAAAGGGGCAAAAACTGTTGCTTGAAATGGACCAATGGGAGTATTTGAATTTGAAAACTTTAAAAAAGGTACAGTTGCAGTTTGTGAAGCGATTGCTAACTTACAAGAAGCATTTACTTTAATTGGTGGTGGTGATTCTGCTGCAGCTGCTATTCAAAATGGATTTGCAGAAAAATTCACACATATTTCAACAGGTGGAGGAGCTTCTTTAGAATATATGGAAGGAAAAACTTTACCAGGAGTTGAAGCAATCCAAAATAAATAA
- the gmk gene encoding guanylate kinase, with protein sequence MESKKGKMIILSGPSGVGKGTINKELRKDKSLNLVQSVSMTTRPPRPGEVDGVDYFFVDKETFKDAIQHDELIEYAEFIGNFYGTPRKTVYERIGNGENVILEIEVVGATQVLKKEKQENLVSIFLMPPSLKSLEQRLRRRGTEKEEIIKQRLDKALLEIPLKHKYKYVIEIDTVENAVEKVKDVLMKEETLEVSKYYSKYHVLRKEVNTVVKQSYMFFVDNWRENVERINTIRIPDGFDFKNYLVDILTNKIYSHVLANEELSVIESKEFIEAIIEHLMIDVNFFSIEQNAFQ encoded by the coding sequence ATGGAATCAAAAAAAGGAAAAATGATAATTTTATCAGGACCTTCAGGTGTAGGAAAGGGAACGATTAACAAGGAGTTAAGAAAAGATAAAAGTCTTAATTTAGTTCAATCTGTTTCTATGACAACAAGACCTCCAAGACCAGGAGAAGTTGATGGAGTAGATTATTTTTTTGTTGATAAAGAAACATTTAAAGATGCAATTCAACATGATGAATTAATTGAGTATGCAGAATTTATTGGAAATTTCTATGGAACTCCTAGGAAGACTGTGTATGAAAGAATTGGAAACGGGGAAAATGTAATTTTAGAAATTGAAGTTGTAGGAGCAACCCAAGTTTTGAAAAAAGAAAAACAAGAAAATTTAGTATCAATATTTTTAATGCCACCAAGTTTAAAATCTTTAGAACAAAGATTGAGAAGAAGAGGAACAGAAAAAGAAGAAATTATTAAACAAAGATTAGATAAAGCGCTTTTAGAAATTCCTTTAAAACATAAGTACAAATATGTAATTGAAATAGATACAGTAGAAAATGCTGTTGAAAAAGTAAAAGATGTTTTAATGAAAGAAGAGACATTAGAAGTTTCGAAATATTATAGTAAATATCACGTTTTAAGAAAAGAAGTAAATACAGTTGTCAAACAAAGTTACATGTTTTTTGTAGACAACTGAAGAGAAAATGTTGAAAGAATAAATACTATAAGAATTCCTGATGGATTTGATTTTAAAAATTATTTAGTAGATATTTTGACAAATAAAATATATTCTCATGTTTTAGCAAATGAAGAATTGTCTGTTATTGAAAGTAAAGAATTTATTGAAGCAATCATTGAACATTTAATGATTGATGTTAACTTCTTTAGTATTGAACAAAATGCATTCCAATAA
- the def gene encoding peptide deformylase has protein sequence MKLDLEKDLLQKEIPTNKWLWKDSQPEVIRNTSVDVELPLNEENELVMKKLIDFVRYSQDPELNVKGKEDYLRPAVGLAAPQIGSNTNMFFTRFEWDEETGDIEEFAMINTKIIAKSEQITYLKGGEGCLSVDKDHQGLVPRSYKIKIRGYDWLTKKTIELTLRGYQAIVFQHEIEHNVGKLYYDRINKEDPYKLEEDWIQV, from the coding sequence ATGAAACTAGATTTAGAAAAAGATTTATTACAAAAAGAGATTCCTACAAATAAATGACTTTGAAAAGACAGTCAACCAGAAGTAATTAGAAATACAAGTGTTGATGTAGAATTACCCTTAAATGAAGAAAATGAACTAGTTATGAAAAAATTAATTGATTTTGTTAGATATTCTCAAGATCCTGAATTAAACGTTAAAGGAAAAGAAGATTATCTAAGACCTGCAGTTGGTCTTGCAGCTCCTCAAATCGGAAGTAACACAAATATGTTTTTTACAAGGTTTGAATGAGATGAAGAAACTGGTGACATTGAAGAATTTGCAATGATTAATACTAAAATTATTGCTAAAAGTGAACAAATTACATATTTAAAAGGCGGTGAAGGATGCTTAAGTGTTGATAAAGACCATCAAGGTCTTGTTCCAAGAAGTTATAAAATTAAAATAAGGGGTTATGATTGATTAACTAAAAAAACTATCGAACTTACATTAAGAGGTTATCAAGCAATTGTGTTTCAACACGAAATCGAACATAATGTTGGAAAACTATATTACGACAGAATCAATAAAGAGGATCCTTATAAACTAGAAGAAGATTGAATTCAAGTTTAG
- a CDS encoding ribonuclease J: protein MDNKNNTKVASLVADLEAKIEVKKINSNGKPIKKKFDVAPFPTKVFALGGLEEVGKNTYCIEYDDEIIIIDAGVKFPDATQLGVSAVIPDYSYLADNNKKIKALFITHGHEDHIGGIPYLLQQVDVPVIYAPELAAALVRDRLKEYKLTNKTVVKEYIEDDVYQTKHMTIQFAAVNHSIPDAFGIHITTPNGAIFSTGDYKFDWTPLGHSANIQRLSQWGNEGIELLMSDSTNAEVEGYTLGERKVIQNIDAHFLKAKGRIIIASFASNVHRIQHIIELANKYGKRIVVFGRSLERIIKIIRQMGHLNINDKMFIKQNEIDNYPKNQIMILCTGSQGEPMAALSRIARQEHPAVKLIPGDTVIMSSSPIPGNRADVENVVNKLTKIGAIVIENNGEQKIHTSGHASQEEQKLLFTLLKPRCFMPMHGEYRMLKVHGETAVKVNVKPHNVFVIANGDQILLHNGVAELGKRIPAEAIFIDGKDMTGKASNIIRERNILSRDGLMAVIISIDSQENKLLAPPRIVSRGSFYVRDSGNVIAESINIVTNAVLGVLSSPKPTFGAIKAAVKETLSPFIFRYKRRNPLIIPVILNKKMDIK from the coding sequence ATGGATAATAAAAATAACACCAAAGTAGCAAGTTTAGTTGCTGATTTAGAAGCGAAAATAGAAGTTAAAAAAATTAATAGTAATGGCAAACCAATTAAAAAGAAGTTTGATGTAGCACCTTTTCCTACAAAAGTTTTTGCTCTTGGAGGACTTGAAGAAGTTGGTAAAAATACTTATTGTATCGAATATGATGATGAAATTATAATTATTGATGCTGGAGTTAAGTTTCCAGATGCAACTCAATTAGGAGTAAGTGCAGTAATTCCAGATTATAGTTACTTAGCAGATAATAACAAAAAAATTAAAGCTTTATTTATAACACATGGACATGAAGATCACATAGGAGGAATACCTTATCTATTACAACAAGTAGATGTACCTGTAATTTATGCTCCAGAACTAGCAGCAGCTTTAGTAAGAGATAGATTAAAAGAATATAAATTAACAAATAAAACTGTTGTTAAAGAATATATAGAAGATGATGTCTATCAAACAAAACATATGACTATTCAGTTTGCAGCAGTTAACCACTCAATTCCTGATGCATTTGGAATACATATTACAACACCGAATGGGGCTATTTTTTCAACTGGAGATTATAAATTTGATTGAACTCCATTAGGACACTCTGCAAATATCCAAAGACTTTCACAATGAGGAAATGAAGGAATCGAATTATTAATGTCAGATTCAACTAACGCAGAAGTTGAAGGATATACTCTTGGAGAAAGAAAAGTAATTCAAAATATTGATGCACATTTTTTAAAAGCAAAAGGAAGAATCATTATTGCATCATTTGCATCTAACGTTCACCGTATTCAACATATCATCGAACTAGCAAATAAGTATGGTAAAAGAATTGTTGTATTTGGAAGAAGTTTAGAAAGAATTATCAAAATTATTCGTCAAATGGGGCATTTAAATATTAATGACAAAATGTTTATTAAACAAAATGAAATTGATAATTATCCAAAAAATCAAATTATGATTTTATGTACAGGAAGTCAAGGAGAACCGATGGCTGCTTTATCAAGAATCGCAAGACAAGAACATCCTGCTGTTAAATTAATTCCAGGAGATACTGTTATTATGTCTTCATCTCCAATTCCAGGAAATAGAGCTGATGTTGAAAATGTTGTTAATAAATTAACAAAAATAGGTGCAATTGTTATTGAAAATAATGGAGAGCAAAAAATCCATACATCAGGTCACGCAAGTCAAGAAGAACAAAAACTATTGTTCACATTGCTAAAACCTAGATGCTTTATGCCAATGCATGGAGAGTATCGAATGCTTAAAGTGCATGGAGAAACAGCAGTTAAGGTTAATGTTAAACCTCACAATGTTTTTGTTATTGCAAATGGAGATCAAATCTTATTACATAATGGGGTTGCAGAACTTGGAAAACGTATTCCAGCAGAAGCTATTTTTATTGATGGAAAAGATATGACTGGAAAAGCAAGTAACATCATTAGAGAAAGAAATATTTTAAGTAGAGATGGACTAATGGCTGTCATTATCTCAATTGACTCACAAGAAAATAAGCTATTAGCTCCACCTAGAATTGTGTCAAGGGGAAGTTTTTATGTTAGAGATAGTGGAAATGTAATTGCAGAATCAATTAATATTGTTACCAATGCTGTATTAGGAGTTTTAAGTTCTCCTAAACCAACATTTGGAGCAATAAAAGCTGCAGTTAAAGAAACTTTATCCCCTTTTATTTTTAGATATAAAAGAAGAAATCCATTAATTATTCCAGTTATTTTAAATAAAAAAATGGATATTAAATAG
- the gap gene encoding type I glyceraldehyde-3-phosphate dehydrogenase — MKKIAINGFGRIGRLAFRQLFLEKDVEIVAINDLTDSKTLAYLLQYDSAHRSFMKGKVTAKEGAIVVDGKEIKILAEKDASQLPWGSMGVDLVIECTGFYVSKEKSQAHIDAGAKKVIISAPATGDLKTIVFGVNHKTLESSDQIVSAASCTTNCLAPMAKVINEKFGIVKGLMNTIHAVTNDQRLLDLPHSDLRRGRAAAWNIIPSKTGAAAAVGKVLPELNGKLDGLALRVPVITGSIVDLTCELSKNASAEDINKAIQEAVKADKDLGQALEYSVDPIVSGDIIGSHYGSVFDSTLTRVMEVEGKQLVKVFSWYDNENSFTSQFVRTIKYMLSL, encoded by the coding sequence ATGAAAAAAATTGCAATTAACGGATTCGGAAGAATCGGACGTCTAGCATTTAGACAATTATTTTTAGAAAAGGATGTTGAAATCGTTGCTATTAACGACTTAACAGACTCTAAAACATTAGCATATTTATTACAATACGACTCAGCTCACAGAAGCTTTATGAAAGGTAAAGTTACAGCTAAAGAAGGAGCAATTGTTGTAGATGGAAAAGAAATTAAAATCTTAGCAGAAAAAGACGCAAGTCAATTACCATGAGGAAGTATGGGAGTTGATTTAGTAATTGAATGTACAGGATTTTATGTATCAAAAGAAAAATCACAGGCTCATATAGATGCAGGGGCAAAAAAAGTTATTATTTCTGCACCAGCAACAGGAGACTTAAAAACAATCGTATTTGGAGTTAACCACAAAACACTTGAATCAAGCGATCAAATTGTTTCAGCAGCTTCATGTACAACAAACTGTTTAGCACCTATGGCAAAAGTTATCAATGAAAAATTTGGAATCGTTAAAGGGTTAATGAACACAATTCATGCCGTAACAAACGACCAAAGATTATTAGATTTACCACACAGTGACTTACGTAGAGGACGTGCAGCAGCATGAAATATTATTCCAAGTAAAACAGGAGCAGCTGCAGCAGTGGGTAAAGTATTACCTGAATTAAATGGTAAATTAGATGGATTAGCATTACGTGTTCCTGTAATCACAGGATCAATTGTTGATTTAACATGTGAATTATCAAAAAACGCATCAGCAGAAGACATTAATAAAGCTATTCAAGAAGCTGTAAAAGCAGATAAAGATTTAGGACAAGCTTTAGAATACTCAGTAGACCCAATTGTATCAGGAGATATTATTGGATCACACTACGGATCAGTATTTGACTCAACATTAACAAGAGTTATGGAAGTTGAAGGAAAACAATTAGTTAAAGTATTCTCATGATACGATAATGAAAACTCATTTACATCACAATTCGTACGTACAATTAAATACATGCTATCTTTATAA
- the rsmB gene encoding 16S rRNA (cytosine(967)-C(5))-methyltransferase RsmB: MHSNNARLISLNILYGVFKEDKQPNKLLNELSNTKAMSKSDIAFVFKMVYGTIQYKIYLEYVVNKIIKPNKTNYKIQLLLWLNLYQIKFLNTPQYSVNNEAVEVAKIIDNNLAGFVNATTKKLANLDLWKVDIKNNQNKIPLEYGFPFWLYKSLEQDYSKEIALQIVQSSNNQTMFSFRVNENKISQIEFEKLYKHKFNLKKSKIAKNCYLTDFNIINTQVFDQGLVFIQDETSILAVELLDLEKQSKVIDMCCAPGGKLSYIASLVDKKNLVDAFEINENKKNIIYSNLNRLGINNVNIEFKSALNINKKYERILLDAPCSGFGVLKRKPDIKLKKFSKKDMDALYQLQFDLLQKGFEHLLDEGILVYSTCTINKKENQNQIKVFLDNNKNAKLIFEKQFFGFEGNNNGFYIAKIKKLKK; this comes from the coding sequence ATGCATTCCAATAATGCAAGATTAATTTCATTAAATATTTTATATGGTGTATTTAAAGAGGACAAACAACCAAATAAACTATTAAATGAATTAAGCAACACAAAGGCTATGTCAAAATCAGACATAGCCTTTGTGTTTAAAATGGTATATGGTACAATTCAATATAAAATCTATCTAGAATATGTTGTTAATAAAATTATTAAGCCTAATAAAACTAATTATAAAATTCAATTATTATTATGATTAAATCTTTATCAAATTAAGTTTTTAAATACACCTCAATACTCTGTTAATAATGAAGCGGTTGAAGTTGCTAAAATTATTGATAATAATCTAGCTGGTTTTGTTAATGCAACAACAAAAAAATTAGCAAACTTAGATTTATGAAAAGTTGATATAAAAAATAATCAAAATAAAATTCCACTAGAATATGGCTTTCCATTTTGATTGTATAAAAGTTTAGAGCAAGATTATTCAAAAGAAATAGCTTTACAAATTGTACAAAGTTCGAATAATCAAACTATGTTTAGTTTTAGAGTTAATGAAAATAAAATATCACAAATTGAATTCGAAAAACTATACAAACATAAATTTAATTTAAAAAAATCTAAAATCGCAAAAAATTGCTATCTTACAGATTTCAATATTATTAATACACAAGTATTTGACCAAGGCTTAGTTTTTATACAAGATGAAACAAGTATATTAGCAGTTGAATTATTAGATCTTGAAAAGCAATCAAAAGTTATTGATATGTGTTGTGCTCCAGGTGGAAAATTAAGTTATATAGCTTCATTAGTTGATAAAAAAAACCTTGTTGATGCTTTTGAAATTAATGAAAATAAAAAAAATATAATTTATAGTAATTTAAATAGACTTGGTATAAATAATGTAAATATAGAATTTAAAAGTGCCTTGAATATAAATAAAAAGTATGAGCGGATTTTATTAGATGCTCCTTGCTCTGGATTTGGGGTATTAAAAAGAAAACCAGATATAAAATTAAAAAAATTTAGCAAAAAAGATATGGATGCTCTTTATCAATTGCAATTTGATTTACTTCAAAAAGGTTTTGAACATTTATTAGATGAAGGAATTTTAGTTTATTCAACTTGTACAATAAATAAAAAAGAAAATCAAAATCAAATTAAAGTTTTTTTAGATAATAATAAAAATGCAAAATTAATTTTCGAAAAACAATTTTTTGGTTTTGAAGGAAATAATAATGGATTTTATATTGCTAAAATTAAAAAACTAAAAAAATAA
- a CDS encoding ATP-binding protein, whose protein sequence is MSQDLDILKKNEELKKFIEKNNINDEVLETNYLVLSRFIEQLVYCYEKAPLSECKQLIQGLQPKLSYENKQIYISTTYCSHWQYENENYKLKENIVFADYDIYKNTQKISQFLKENINTLNPSIKYFLEKAKEILLNKNPQKGVYLCGSPGIGKTYLMKILANSFAFLDKKVILVTVNKLIKTVKETFNSSNSNDYNKFLELCTRVDVLILDDIGAELVSNWSKDDLLFGILNTRLENNKLTFFTSNFTLNQLEKLYLKNIPLNNDMIDIERIRTTRIIERIKGLAEQLSIKGENKRY, encoded by the coding sequence ATGAGTCAAGATCTTGATATTTTAAAAAAAAATGAAGAATTAAAAAAGTTCATTGAAAAAAATAACATAAATGATGAAGTTTTAGAAACTAATTACCTTGTATTATCTCGCTTTATAGAGCAATTAGTGTATTGTTATGAAAAAGCACCTTTATCAGAGTGTAAACAACTAATACAGGGTCTTCAACCTAAGTTATCTTATGAAAATAAACAAATATATATCTCAACAACATATTGTAGTCATTGACAGTATGAAAATGAAAACTATAAATTAAAAGAAAATATAGTTTTTGCAGATTATGACATTTATAAAAATACTCAAAAAATATCTCAATTTTTAAAAGAAAACATTAATACTTTAAATCCTTCAATTAAGTATTTTTTAGAAAAAGCAAAAGAAATATTATTAAATAAAAATCCACAAAAAGGTGTTTATTTATGTGGTTCTCCAGGTATTGGCAAAACATATTTAATGAAAATACTTGCTAATTCATTCGCTTTTTTAGATAAGAAAGTAATTCTTGTTACTGTAAATAAACTTATTAAAACTGTAAAAGAAACATTTAATTCTAGCAATTCAAATGACTATAATAAATTCTTAGAACTTTGTACAAGAGTTGATGTATTGATATTAGATGACATTGGAGCAGAATTGGTGTCTAACTGAAGTAAAGATGATTTATTATTTGGTATATTAAACACAAGATTAGAAAATAATAAATTAACTTTTTTTACATCTAACTTTACATTAAACCAACTTGAAAAATTGTATTTAAAAAATATTCCATTAAACAATGACATGATAGATATTGAAAGAATTAGAACGACAAGAATTATTGAAAGAATTAAAGGATTAGCTGAACAACTTTCTATTAAAGGAGAAAATAAAAGGTACTAA
- a CDS encoding type II toxin-antitoxin system antitoxin SocA domain-containing protein yields MFFYSKLSFVNFILNLIAKINKKINSKITQIQIQKIIYIIYAYFLIFKKPIANISFETWRWGPVIYELWKQQTKYKDKNIPLEFDKNIDIEYLKFEKDYLVCKKIIHFMLNLNSWDIVQICHEQTPWKNLYKPNKNIKIKDEDIIKFHNQNQDNFFCYLDFIVNDKK; encoded by the coding sequence ATGTTTTTTTATTCCAAATTAAGTTTTGTAAATTTTATACTAAATTTAATTGCAAAAATTAATAAAAAAATTAACTCAAAAATAACACAAATTCAAATTCAAAAAATAATTTATATAATATATGCTTATTTTTTAATATTTAAAAAACCAATCGCTAATATAAGTTTTGAAACTTGAAGATGAGGCCCTGTCATTTATGAGTTGTGAAAACAGCAAACTAAATATAAAGATAAAAATATTCCTTTAGAATTTGATAAAAATATAGATATTGAATATTTAAAGTTTGAAAAAGATTATCTAGTTTGTAAAAAAATCATTCATTTTATGCTTAATTTAAATTCTTGAGATATTGTACAAATTTGTCATGAACAAACACCTTGAAAGAACTTGTATAAACCAAACAAGAATATAAAAATAAAAGATGAAGATATAATAAAGTTTCATAATCAAAATCAAGATAACTTCTTTTGTTATTTAGATTTTATTGTTAATGATAAAAAATAA
- a CDS encoding APC family permease: MKKKSEQLSLFNIIWIGFSFIAGITYTASFSTVLGKASVGNHIYWIFLIEGFIAYMCAWTFARLVQIHPEANGGGGQYVRTAFGKFWGLFMGMLNYAVIPAIGVNLLVSMVRLNFDDLAGIKEDGSFGIWGSFGSLYLDLIAFGLCCLATSIVFLGVKKYKIASTCIAYLTWIITLGLVIFGIIGATTNLKAGSKGLSEYATKITMSNFATTFTSMFFAFCGLETCITSGKNIKNRQKNVPISIIVIIVLATLFYSVFTLIVMLAVPASEGFEQNPNLQIFKSLNSSFLQTFGRIIVIICTILMRFNSTLQVSLFGGATLEPLAKQKFLPKAFAKENKEKIPVAGVLVNFIVFIIACVMFIFIPDIVQGFTKKPTPFDYATLASVGSILLIAIYMTILPVAIYHGIKKNMKVHIWEYIGWSITLLFLLFIVGVYFYGIGADYASLNVNGSLDIQKLFKCTFQLIYFVAVIVVSLLLYYVYHKKAINKLNESEKKELQEYEKSYVIVENQTK; the protein is encoded by the coding sequence ATGAAAAAGAAAAGTGAACAACTGAGTCTATTCAATATAATATGAATAGGTTTTAGTTTTATAGCAGGTATAACCTACACTGCTAGTTTTAGTACGGTTTTAGGCAAGGCGAGCGTCGGAAACCATATTTATTGAATATTTTTAATAGAAGGATTTATAGCATATATGTGTGCATGAACCTTTGCAAGATTAGTACAAATTCATCCAGAAGCAAATGGCGGAGGTGGTCAATATGTTAGAACCGCCTTTGGAAAATTTTGAGGCTTATTTATGGGAATGCTTAACTATGCAGTTATTCCAGCAATTGGAGTTAACTTATTAGTTAGTATGGTTAGATTAAATTTTGATGACTTAGCAGGAATCAAAGAAGATGGAAGTTTTGGAATTTGAGGAAGTTTTGGAAGTTTATATTTAGATTTAATAGCATTTGGATTATGTTGTTTAGCAACTTCAATTGTATTTTTAGGAGTTAAAAAATATAAAATAGCTTCTACTTGTATAGCATATTTAACATGAATTATAACTCTTGGTTTAGTTATTTTTGGAATAATTGGTGCTACAACAAATCTTAAAGCTGGAAGTAAGGGCTTATCAGAATATGCAACAAAAATAACTATGAGTAATTTTGCAACAACTTTTACAAGTATGTTTTTTGCCTTTTGTGGATTAGAAACTTGTATTACATCAGGAAAAAATATAAAAAATAGACAGAAAAATGTACCTATTTCAATTATTGTAATAATTGTTTTAGCGACATTGTTCTATAGTGTATTTACACTAATTGTAATGTTAGCAGTACCTGCTTCAGAAGGATTTGAACAAAACCCGAATTTACAAATATTTAAAAGTTTAAATAGTTCATTTTTACAAACATTTGGAAGAATAATAGTAATAATTTGTACTATATTAATGAGATTTAACTCAACTTTACAAGTTTCATTATTTGGAGGAGCAACTTTAGAACCTCTTGCAAAACAAAAGTTTTTACCAAAAGCATTTGCAAAAGAAAATAAAGAAAAAATACCAGTAGCTGGTGTGCTAGTGAACTTTATAGTATTTATAATTGCATGTGTAATGTTTATATTTATACCAGATATTGTTCAAGGATTTACAAAAAAACCAACTCCATTTGACTATGCAACCTTAGCTAGTGTCGGTTCCATCTTATTAATTGCAATTTATATGACAATATTGCCTGTTGCAATTTATCATGGAATCAAAAAAAATATGAAAGTACATATTTGAGAATACATTGGATGATCAATTACACTATTATTCTTATTATTTATAGTAGGAGTATATTTCTATGGAATAGGTGCTGATTATGCAAGTCTTAATGTAAATGGAAGTTTAGATATACAAAAATTATTTAAATGCACTTTCCAATTAATATACTTTGTAGCAGTAATTGTAGTTTCACTATTGCTATATTATGTTTATCATAAAAAAGCAATAAATAAATTAAATGAATCAGAAAAAAAAGAATTACAAGAATATGAAAAAAGCTATGTAATTGTTGAAAACCAAACTAAATAA
- the rsmD gene encoding 16S rRNA (guanine(966)-N(2))-methyltransferase RsmD — translation MFFWYIKYIRKEIDFMRVISGKYRGRMLKTIEGKNTRPTSARLKEDIFNILNNYFIFENKTSLDLFAGSGALSIECLSRGIKFAYINDTYKQILPIIKENLAKIDESNYKLSSIDYLSLLKYLDLNQKKIDLIFIDPPYGEIDYYNQALNYLKNSNLLNNYAIIVVECEKPIENEYINKFVLLKHKVFKNKNLYVLRLENDS, via the coding sequence TTATTTTTTTGATATATTAAGTATATAAGAAAAGAGATTGATTTTATGCGAGTTATAAGCGGTAAATATCGAGGTAGAATGTTAAAAACTATTGAAGGAAAGAATACAAGACCTACATCTGCTCGTTTAAAAGAAGATATTTTTAATATATTAAATAATTATTTTATATTTGAAAATAAAACTTCTTTAGATTTATTTGCAGGAAGTGGAGCATTAAGTATCGAATGTTTAAGTAGAGGAATTAAATTTGCTTATATAAATGATACTTATAAACAAATTTTGCCAATTATTAAAGAGAACTTAGCTAAAATTGATGAATCAAATTATAAATTAAGTTCAATAGACTATTTAAGTTTATTAAAATATCTTGATTTAAATCAAAAAAAAATAGATTTAATCTTTATTGATCCTCCATATGGAGAAATTGATTATTATAATCAAGCATTAAACTATTTAAAAAATTCAAATCTATTAAATAATTATGCAATAATTGTTGTTGAGTGTGAAAAACCTATCGAAAATGAATATATAAATAAATTTGTGTTATTAAAGCATAAAGTTTTTAAAAATAAAAATCTTTATGTATTAAGATTAGAAAACGATAGTTAA